TTGAGTCGACGGGCTTCTTCACCGATGCCACCAAGGCTCAGGGCCATCGCGACGCCGGGGCAAAGAAGGTCATCATCACCGCACCAGCCAACAATGAGGACATCACGATCGTCCTCGGCGTGAACGAAGACCAGTACGATCCGGATTCGCACCACATCATTTCCAACGCATCGTGCACGACGAACTGCCTCGCGCCGGTCGCGAAGGTGATTCACGAGCGCTTCGGCATCGCCCACGCGCTGATGACCACCGTGCATGCCTACACGAACGACCAGAACATCCTCGACGCGCCGCACAAGGACTTGCGTCGTGCTCGCAGCGCTGCGCTCAGCATCATCCCAACCACAACCGGCGCTGCGCGCGCCGTTGCGCTCGTCATGCCGGAGCTCAAGGGCAAGTTCGACGGCTTCTCGCTGCGCGTCCCGACGCCGACGGTTTCAATCGTCGATCTCACAGTCGAGCTGGAGAACGATGCCACTGCAGAGTCGCTGAACGCTGCGTTCCAGGAGGAAGCCGACGGCGCACTGGAGGGCATTCTCAGCTTTAGCGATGAGCCGCTCGTGTCAGCCGACTATCGCGGCGACAGCCACTCCTCGATCGTTGACGGCCTTTCAACAATGGTCACCGGAAAGCGGCTGGCCAAGGTCGTTGCCTGGTACGACAACGAGTGGGGCTATTCCTGCCGCGTCGCCGATTTGACTGACATGATCGCGTCGCAGGGCTTCTAGATTCGCTATCGCTGTCCATCTCATTGGCGGGCGGGCGGCAAGTGCCGCCCGCTCACTTCATCTCGTCAGAAGTGAAAGGAGCGACGGCGTGGCGTTTCGCACACTCGATGCGCTCGATGTTTCCGGCAAACGGGTACTGGTTCGCGTCGATTTCAATGTGCCGCTCGACGGACCAACAATCACCGACGACACACGCATTCAGGCTGCGTTGCCAACGATCAGGGCTCTGCTCGATCACAATGCAGCGGTCATTCTCGTCTCGCACCTCGGACGACCAAAAGGAAAGGTCGCCCCTGAGTTTTCGCTCGCACCCATTGCAAAGCGTCTGAGCGAGCTGTTGGGCATGGATGTCTCGTTCGCCTCCGACGTCGTCGGACCGTCCGCGCAGGAGATCTCACGAACGATTCGGCCAGGTGAAGTCGCGCTGTTGGAGAACGTGCGCTTTGAGCCGGGCGAGGAGCGCAACGACGACGATCTGGCGACGGCGCTCGCCGGACTGGCCGATGCCTACGTCAACGACGCGTTCGGCGCAGCGCATAGAGCCCATGCATCGACCGAAGGGGTTGCGCACAAGCTGCCGCACGCCGCCGGACTATTGATGGAACGCGAGCTGTCGTCGCTGTCACGTGCGCTAGATGATCCGGGTCGACCGCTAGTTGTTATTCTTGGCGGTGCGAAGATCTCGGACAAGATCGGCGTGATCCGCAAGTATCTCGAAACCGCAGACGCGATCCTCGTCGGGGGCGGCATCGCCAACACACTGGCCGCAGCGCAGGGCCGCCAGATGGGCACCTCGCTCGTAGAAACCGGCAGCCTGGATGTCGCCCGCCAGATCCTCAGCGACGCTGAGACAGCCACGTGCGATCTGGTGATTCCGAGCGACTTCGTTGTTGCAGCCAGCCCCAAAGACACAGCCCATGCCACGACAGTGACCGAGGTTCCATCGGATCAGGCAGCGCTCGATATTGGACCCGCCAGCATCGCGGCGTTCAGCGAATGGATCGCCCGGGCGAAGACCATTGTCTGGAACGGCCCGATGGGGTTGTTTGAAGTATCCCCGTTTGACGCCGGTACGCGCGCCGTTGCTGCCGCAGTCGCGGCGTCGGACGGTTACTCGATTGTCGGCGGCGGCGACTCGGTTGCGGCTGTCCAGCAGGCGGGACTGGCCGACAAGATGGATCACGTTTCGACCGGTGGCGGCGCGTCACTGGAGTTCCTTGAAGGGAAGACGCTTCCCGGCGTCGCAGCACTGGAGGAGTGACCGTGTCACGCAAGCCGATCGTTGCCGGCAACTGGAAGATGAACACGACGCTTGATGAAGCGCGAGCACTGGCTGAGGGTATTGCGTCCAACGCCGGCAGTATCAGCGGCGTCGAGTTAGCTGTGTTTCCGCCATTCCCGTGGCTCGTCCCTGTTCGCGACGCGCTCCAGGACAGCGGCGTCGCGCTGGGCGCACAGAACTGCTACATCAAAGAATCCGGCGCATTCACCGGCGAGGTGTCGCCGTGGGCGCTTGCAGGCGTCTGCCAGATGATCCTGGCGGGGCACAGCGAACGTCGCCACGTCTTTGGCGAGTCCGACGGGCTTGTCGGGCAAAAGGTCGACGCAACGTTGGCGGCCGGACTGACGAGCGTTCTGTGTGTCGGTGAGTTGTTGGACGAGCGACAAGCGGGCGACGCTGAGGCTGTAGTTGAGCGTCAGCTCGCAGCCGGTCTGGCCAACGTGAGCACCGACTTGCTGCCGCGGCTCGTCGTGGCCTACGAGCCGGTCTGGGCGATCGGTACCGGCGTCGCGGCGACACCCGCCGACGCGCAGGAGATGTGCGCAACGATCCGGCGCTGGATGGCGAGCAAGTTTGGCGACGAAGGCGCAGCGGTGCGCGTGCTGTACGGCGGCTCGGTCTCGCCCGACAACGCGACCGAGCTGTTCAGCCAGACGGATGTCGATGGTGGTCTTGTCGGAGGTGCAAGCCTCAAGGCAGAATCATTCATCGCAATCGCTGTCGCAGCCGTGGGTGTGTAGTATCCTTTCACGGTTGTTTGACTCGTCGTTCGAAAGGTTCGTCGGTTGGATTTCGCACTCGATCTTGCGATCATCGTCGTATCGATCATGCTGATGGCTGTGATCCTGATGCAATCAAAGGGATCAGGGTTCAGCGGCGCGTTCGGTGGCGATACATCGTCGATCTATCGAACACGGCGCGGCTTTGAGCGCACGTTGTACAACTTCACGATCGGCGTCGGTGTCATCTTCGTCGTACTGTCGATTATCGCCGCAGTCGCTCGATAGCACCGAAACTGTCTTGGTTGACGTATACAAGGCTGCGGTATACTCGCCGCGCAAGCGCGATATCAGCGGTCGAATAGGAGGCTCCACCAATGCCGTCTCTGGGGTGGCAGGAACTCGTCATCATCCTGGTAATTGTCGTCATCATTTTCGGAGTGGGCAAGCTCCCCGAGATTGGCGGCGCTCTGGGTAAGGGCATCAAAGAGTTCAAGACCAATGTCGAAGAGGGCGATGAAGTCGATGTGGTAGAGACCAAGGAAGTCACCACAACGACCAAGACGCCGGCGAAGGAAGAGCTCTAGGCTCATCTTTCACATCATCACGGATCGTGAGCAATGCCCGGGTCTTTTGCCCCGGGCATTTGCGTGCGCGGCTGAGCGCCGATCTCGTGGCCTTCCGGCCCGGCGGTATACTCGGTGCGGGCCGCTGAATGGCATCTTGAAGGACGATACAGCATGCATGACGGCTCTCAGGCAGACAAGCGGCCTGGAGACGAAATCCACACCATAACCCCACCTTCGACCGACGCGCAGTCTACGCAGGATCTTCCCGCCGTGCAGCCGCAACGCACTCAGCAGCGCGGGGTGCTCTGGGACGTCGTCGAAACATTGATCCTTGCACTCGTGATCTTCGTCGCTGTTCGGATGGTCGTCCTGAATTTTCGAGTCGATGGCGAATCGATGCATCCAAATCTTGATGACCGCCAGATGCTCCTCGTCATTCGACCGGTGTACTGGCATTTTGATCTGAACGCCGTGCTCAACGTTCTGCCATTTATCGATCGGGAAGGCGAGAACGTCGTGTTCCCATTTCACCCACCACAGCGAGGCGACATCATCGTCCTGCACCCACCTGTTGACGGCGGGAAGCCGTACATCAAACGCATCATCGGCCTGCCGGGCGAACGAATTGCGATCCATGATGGTGCCGTGTACATCAACGGCAATCGGCTGGACGAGTCGTACTTGAATGGTGTTGAGACAGCCTGGGCCGGGACACTCAGCCAGAACGAGCTGACGATTCCGGATGGCCAGTATTACGTTCTCGGCGATAATCGGGCAAACTCATCTGATTCCCGGGCGTTTGGGCCAATTGGAATCGATCAGATTATCGGACGGGCGTGGATATCGTACTGGCCGAAAAGTGATATAGGTATTCTGTCCACACCGTCGTATCCCCAATAGGGGATGGTGTCTTTCATCCGGGGCGTGTCCTACCTCGGTGCGAGACTTCCACTGTGAAGGGGCATCGAATCATGATAGAGACTGTCGTCGACAGCATCCGTGTGAGCCTTGTTACGCAGGCACGGGTAGTCATCCTCAAAGAGGTAGAGGGTGACCGGCATCTTCCGATCTGGATCGGCGCGTTCGAGGCCGAAGCCATTGCAATGGAGCTGCAGGGCATCTCGTCGCCACGTCCGCTGCCGTACGATCTGTTGCGCTCGGTCATCGGTGAACTGGGTGGGGATATCAATCGCATTGTCATCACCGAGATCAATAATGATGTCTACTACGCACGCATCATCATTCAGCAAAACGGTATGGGCGTCGAGATCGACTCGCGGCCATCGGATGCGATCGCACTGGCTGTCCGCGCGAAGGTGCCAATCTTCGTCGACGATTCGGTGATGGCGCGCGCTGGGGTCCAGCTTGATGACAACGCCGATGATGAGTCTACGGCTGAAGGCGAAGGCACCGGCGAGCCGACGGTGAGCGAAGAGAAGCTGTCGGCATTCCGCGACTTCATTGACACGCTCGATCTCGATGACTTTGGCCAGAAGCGTGACAATTAGACCTGAACCGGGCAGTTGACAGGTAGTTGGTTGGAATATTGCGCAATGACCACGTGTTCATCATCTCAAGTCGACATGTGCGCTGACGGCGTGATCTGCACTCGCAATGATGACGCCTCACGCCGTGATCGGCTGGAGCAACAAGCGCTTGAGCATATCGACGCGCTGTATCGAACGGCGTTGCGGATGACGCGAAATGCGGCAGATGCTGAAGACCTCGTTCAGGAGACGTATTTGCGAGCGTTCCGCTCGTTGCACCAGTTCGCCGAAGGTACGAACTTGCGAGCCTGGCTGTTTCGCATCATGACGAACACGTACATCAATGAGTATCGCAAGCGGCAGCGCCGACCATCGAAAGCATCGCTCGACGATCTTGAAGAGTTCTATCTCTACGACCACCTGATCGATTCGGGGGTCCAGCCGGGCGTTGAGCGACCGGAAGACATTGTGCTGAGCCAACTGTCGGTCGACAGCGTGGTCAGCGCGATTGAGGATCTCCCAGAAGAATTTCGCCAGGTCGTGCTACTGGCTGATGTCGAAGGCTTCAGCTATCGAGATATCGCCTCAATCGTCGACATACCAATAGGAACCGTCATGTCCCGACTCTATCGCGCCCGTCGCCGACTCCAGCGTACGCTGTATGACGCGGCAATCGAGACCGGAATCATCGAAAGAGCGGCGCTCGATGGGAACGTGTAAGCAGACGATCGAACACCTGTACCAGTATCTGGATCGCGAGCTGTCAGCCGAGGAACGTCGTGAGGTGCAACGGCATCTCGATGAGTGCCCGCCGTGTCGCGACCATTTCAGGTTCGAAGAAAATGTGCTGAGCATCATCGGGCATCGTTGTCGCCAGACGAGCGCACCGACTGAATTGCGAGACCGCGTGCGGAAGATGTGTCGCGAGGGCTAGACAGGCATGTCAGGCGGCAGAGCATCTTCCCTGAATCGGCCCAGCTCGAATGAGATGCCTGGGCAGCGGATGTTATGCAGGTCGATCTTGGCATTGATCGCAGTCGCCAGCTTTCGGTAATTCTCCCCTGCGCGTACCGACAACGCGTGCCGCGTTCCATACTGACGAATAAGATCGCGCCACTCTGCGACTGCTTCAAGTACATGCGGTCGCTCGTAGTAGATCTGTTTGCGGAGCTCAAGCCACTCCGGGAGGAACCCGGCATTGTGCAGGATGTGGTTGCCCATCCAGTCGTCGCCAGTGTAGTCATCGTCCTGAGCGGCGAGACGTTTGCCGGAAGACCGCAGGTTCTCAAAATCACCGCGATCAATGGCCTCGCGAATCTTCTCCTCGGCTATCCGCTCAAACATTCGTCGCTCCTCTGGCACGGCACCGCTGTTGTGAGGCAAATCGGCAATGTTATACTCGCCGTAGTGCGCGTGAAGCATCTCACGCGCCCATTGCAGCGACAACGTACGTCCAACGACACCCCAAAGCGGAAGGGCGCAGACTTGGCTCAAGAGGTTCTCGTCAGCGAGTCGGATCTGGACGACATTCGCACGCTGCTTCGAGCGAAGTACCAACCACGAGATTTCGAAGAAGCACAGGAGATGATTCTCGGTGCTTGCCAGGACGTACAGCATCTCATTGGCTGGGTGTCGCCGGAAGCGGCCCGCGTTGTTGGCGAACATCTCGGCGTTACCGAGAATCGCATCTTCGGACTCCTGACTTTCTATGCTGATTTTCGGACGCAACCACCCGGCAATCACTTCATGCTTCTCTGTCATGGCACAGCCTGTTACGTTGCCGGCAGCCAGAAGCTGATTGATGAGTTGCAGTCGCGCTACGGTATTAGCGGCGACGAAACGACTGCAGACGGTGAGTTGACCGTTCAGATTGTGAACGGCTGCCTGGGTGTCTGCGAGCTTGCACCGGCCGTGCAGGTCGATCACCACGACTATTTCGGCCACCTGAACGTGAACAGTTTCAACGAGGCGATTGCCGAGGTCATTCGGCGAGGGCCGGCTGGGGGTCACCATGAAGCTCACTGATCAGCAGGGATTCGAGCAATACGCCGCTCAGCTCGCAGCTGATTGGGCAAAGCTTCACGACGGCAGCCAGTGGGTTGTTCGCGTTCCCATCGGTGAGTGGTCGAAATCCAAGGGTGCGCTCGCGACGTTCGATCATCTGCGTCTGCTCCTGGAAGAGTCCGGTCTGCCATACACGCTGAAGCGCGTTGGATCCGGCGGTTGGAACTGGGCTGATCCGTCCGTGGTCGTCGAAGGACCAAACCATCCGTCGATCCTCTATGCCAACGTCACCGCAGAGCGCGTCCCGGAGCTGGTCGAATCACTGAAGGCCGGCACGCCGAACGAGACAATGGCCGTCGGTACATTTGGATCTGCGCCGGTTGGCTCGATCCGTCCGTTGGCTGAGCATCCGTTCTTTTCCGATCAGAAGCGCTACCTGACGGCTGACTGGGGCGTCATCGACCCGGAGTCGATCGAGGACTATATCGCCAGGGGCGGCTACTCGGCGTTAAAGAAGGCGCTCTTCGAGATGACCCCGGAAGAAGTCATCGAAGAGATGAAGACCGCCGAAGTCCGCGGGCGTGGCGGCGCTGGGTTCCCGGCCGGCATCAAGTGGGAGAGTGCTCGGCGCTCGCGCGGCGAGCCGAAGTTTGTTGCCGTCAACTCCCACGAAGGCGAGCCGAACGTCTACAAGGACCGCCAGCTCATTGAGAGCAATCCGCACCTCGTGCTGGAAGGCATTCTCATCGCCT
This sequence is a window from Thermomicrobiales bacterium. Protein-coding genes within it:
- a CDS encoding type I glyceraldehyde-3-phosphate dehydrogenase, which encodes ESTGFFTDATKAQGHRDAGAKKVIITAPANNEDITIVLGVNEDQYDPDSHHIISNASCTTNCLAPVAKVIHERFGIAHALMTTVHAYTNDQNILDAPHKDLRRARSAALSIIPTTTGAARAVALVMPELKGKFDGFSLRVPTPTVSIVDLTVELENDATAESLNAAFQEEADGALEGILSFSDEPLVSADYRGDSHSSIVDGLSTMVTGKRLAKVVAWYDNEWGYSCRVADLTDMIASQGF
- a CDS encoding phosphoglycerate kinase; amino-acid sequence: MAFRTLDALDVSGKRVLVRVDFNVPLDGPTITDDTRIQAALPTIRALLDHNAAVILVSHLGRPKGKVAPEFSLAPIAKRLSELLGMDVSFASDVVGPSAQEISRTIRPGEVALLENVRFEPGEERNDDDLATALAGLADAYVNDAFGAAHRAHASTEGVAHKLPHAAGLLMERELSSLSRALDDPGRPLVVILGGAKISDKIGVIRKYLETADAILVGGGIANTLAAAQGRQMGTSLVETGSLDVARQILSDAETATCDLVIPSDFVVAASPKDTAHATTVTEVPSDQAALDIGPASIAAFSEWIARAKTIVWNGPMGLFEVSPFDAGTRAVAAAVAASDGYSIVGGGDSVAAVQQAGLADKMDHVSTGGGASLEFLEGKTLPGVAALEE
- the tpiA gene encoding triose-phosphate isomerase: MSRKPIVAGNWKMNTTLDEARALAEGIASNAGSISGVELAVFPPFPWLVPVRDALQDSGVALGAQNCYIKESGAFTGEVSPWALAGVCQMILAGHSERRHVFGESDGLVGQKVDATLAAGLTSVLCVGELLDERQAGDAEAVVERQLAAGLANVSTDLLPRLVVAYEPVWAIGTGVAATPADAQEMCATIRRWMASKFGDEGAAVRVLYGGSVSPDNATELFSQTDVDGGLVGGASLKAESFIAIAVAAVGV
- the secG gene encoding preprotein translocase subunit SecG, with the translated sequence MDFALDLAIIVVSIMLMAVILMQSKGSGFSGAFGGDTSSIYRTRRGFERTLYNFTIGVGVIFVVLSIIAAVAR
- the tatA gene encoding twin-arginine translocase TatA/TatE family subunit, which translates into the protein MPSLGWQELVIILVIVVIIFGVGKLPEIGGALGKGIKEFKTNVEEGDEVDVVETKEVTTTTKTPAKEEL
- the lepB gene encoding signal peptidase I — its product is MHDGSQADKRPGDEIHTITPPSTDAQSTQDLPAVQPQRTQQRGVLWDVVETLILALVIFVAVRMVVLNFRVDGESMHPNLDDRQMLLVIRPVYWHFDLNAVLNVLPFIDREGENVVFPFHPPQRGDIIVLHPPVDGGKPYIKRIIGLPGERIAIHDGAVYINGNRLDESYLNGVETAWAGTLSQNELTIPDGQYYVLGDNRANSSDSRAFGPIGIDQIIGRAWISYWPKSDIGILSTPSYPQ
- a CDS encoding bifunctional nuclease family protein; amino-acid sequence: MIETVVDSIRVSLVTQARVVILKEVEGDRHLPIWIGAFEAEAIAMELQGISSPRPLPYDLLRSVIGELGGDINRIVITEINNDVYYARIIIQQNGMGVEIDSRPSDAIALAVRAKVPIFVDDSVMARAGVQLDDNADDESTAEGEGTGEPTVSEEKLSAFRDFIDTLDLDDFGQKRDN
- a CDS encoding sigma-70 family RNA polymerase sigma factor; the protein is MTTCSSSQVDMCADGVICTRNDDASRRDRLEQQALEHIDALYRTALRMTRNAADAEDLVQETYLRAFRSLHQFAEGTNLRAWLFRIMTNTYINEYRKRQRRPSKASLDDLEEFYLYDHLIDSGVQPGVERPEDIVLSQLSVDSVVSAIEDLPEEFRQVVLLADVEGFSYRDIASIVDIPIGTVMSRLYRARRRLQRTLYDAAIETGIIERAALDGNV
- a CDS encoding DUF1992 domain-containing protein encodes the protein MVIDLHGRCKLADTQAAVHNLNGQLTVCSRFVAANTVARLQLINQLLAAGNVTGCAMTEKHEVIAGWLRPKISIESQESEDAILGNAEMFANNAGRFRRHPANEMLYVLASTENHLLCFFEISWLVLRSKQRANVVQIRLADENLLSQVCALPLWGVVGRTLSLQWAREMLHAHYGEYNIADLPHNSGAVPEERRMFERIAEEKIREAIDRGDFENLRSSGKRLAAQDDDYTGDDWMGNHILHNAGFLPEWLELRKQIYYERPHVLEAVAEWRDLIRQYGTRHALSVRAGENYRKLATAINAKIDLHNIRCPGISFELGRFREDALPPDMPV